In one window of Protaetiibacter larvae DNA:
- the recR gene encoding recombination mediator RecR, translating to MYEGIVQDLIDELGRLPGIGPKSAQRIAFHILQTESFDTTRLAEILTVVRERVKFCQVCGNVSEQELCAICRDPRRNAAVICVVEEAKDVVAIERTREFRGLYHVLGGAISPIDGIGPDDLRIAQLLKRLASTEVTEVIIATDPNLEGEATATYLTRLLVQPGLRVTRLASGLPVGGDLEYADEVTLGRAFEGRRVVE from the coding sequence GTGTACGAGGGCATCGTCCAGGACCTCATCGACGAGCTCGGCAGGCTGCCCGGCATCGGGCCGAAGTCGGCGCAGCGGATCGCCTTCCACATCCTGCAGACCGAGAGCTTCGACACCACCCGGCTCGCCGAGATCCTCACCGTGGTCCGCGAGCGCGTGAAGTTCTGCCAGGTGTGCGGCAACGTCTCCGAGCAGGAGCTCTGCGCCATCTGCCGCGACCCGCGCCGCAACGCCGCCGTGATCTGCGTCGTCGAGGAGGCCAAGGATGTCGTGGCGATCGAGCGCACCCGCGAGTTCCGCGGGCTGTACCACGTGCTCGGCGGCGCGATCAGCCCCATCGACGGCATCGGCCCCGACGATCTCCGGATCGCGCAGTTGCTGAAGCGTCTCGCGAGCACCGAGGTGACCGAGGTGATCATCGCCACCGACCCCAACCTGGAGGGGGAGGCCACCGCCACCTACCTCACCCGGCTGCTCGTTCAGCCCGGCCTGCGGGTCACGCGGCTCGCCTCGGGGCTGCCGGTCGGCGGCGACCTCGAGTACGCCGACGAGGTCACGCTCGGACGGGCCTTCGAGGGTCGCCGCGTCGTCGAGTAG
- a CDS encoding aspartate kinase — MTLIVQKFGGSSVADAESIKRVAKRIVETRKAGNEVVVAVSAMGDTTDELIDLAHQVSPIPDPRELDMLLTTGERISMALLAMAIRDMGYEARSYTGSQAGMITDAQHGSARIVDVTPGRVREALDEGAIAIVAGFQGFNRDSRDITTLGRGGSDTTAVALAAALGADVCEIYTDVDGVFTADPRVVPKAHKLDRVTSEEMLELAAAGAKVLYIRAVEYARRHGVTLHVRSSFNNNEGTWVVNQAEGESVEEPIITGVAGDLSEAKITVVGVPDVPGKAAEIFTIVAKTGANIDMIVQNVSAAATGLTDISFTLPKADGEKVLTALRAEQADAGFASLQYDDQIGKLAVVGAGMRTSAGVSAQLFRALSDAGINIEMISTSEIRISVVTRADTLADAMRVVHTAFGLDGDAEAVVYAGTGR; from the coding sequence GTGACCCTGATCGTGCAGAAGTTCGGCGGTTCGAGCGTTGCCGACGCCGAGAGCATCAAGCGGGTGGCGAAGCGCATCGTCGAGACGCGCAAGGCGGGCAACGAGGTCGTGGTGGCCGTGTCGGCGATGGGCGACACCACCGACGAGCTGATCGACCTGGCGCACCAGGTGTCGCCCATCCCGGACCCGCGCGAGCTGGACATGCTGCTCACGACCGGTGAGCGCATCTCGATGGCGCTGCTCGCGATGGCGATCCGCGACATGGGCTACGAGGCCCGCTCCTACACCGGCAGCCAGGCGGGCATGATCACGGATGCCCAGCACGGCTCCGCGCGCATCGTGGATGTCACTCCCGGCCGGGTGCGGGAGGCGCTCGACGAGGGCGCGATCGCGATCGTCGCCGGCTTCCAGGGCTTCAACCGTGACAGCCGCGACATCACCACGCTCGGTCGCGGGGGGTCGGACACGACGGCGGTCGCCCTCGCCGCGGCGCTCGGTGCCGACGTGTGCGAGATCTACACCGACGTCGACGGGGTCTTCACCGCCGACCCGCGCGTGGTGCCGAAGGCGCACAAGCTCGACCGCGTGACGAGCGAGGAGATGCTCGAGCTCGCCGCTGCGGGCGCGAAGGTCCTGTATATCCGCGCGGTGGAATATGCGCGCCGTCACGGGGTGACGCTGCATGTGCGCTCCTCGTTCAACAACAACGAAGGCACCTGGGTCGTCAACCAGGCAGAGGGAGAATCCGTGGAAGAGCCCATCATCACCGGGGTCGCCGGAGACCTCAGCGAGGCCAAGATCACCGTCGTCGGCGTGCCCGACGTGCCCGGCAAGGCCGCCGAGATCTTCACGATCGTCGCGAAGACCGGCGCCAACATCGACATGATCGTGCAGAACGTGTCGGCCGCCGCGACCGGCCTCACCGACATCTCCTTCACGCTGCCGAAGGCCGACGGGGAGAAGGTGCTCACCGCGCTGCGCGCCGAGCAGGCCGATGCGGGCTTCGCCTCGCTGCAGTACGACGACCAGATCGGCAAGCTCGCCGTGGTGGGCGCCGGGATGCGCACGAGCGCGGGCGTCTCGGCCCAGCTGTTCCGGGCGCTGTCGGATGCCGGCATCAACATCGAGATGATCTCGACCTCGGAGATCCGCATCTCGGTGGTGACCCGCGCCGACACCCTGGCCGACGCGATGCGCGTCGTGCACACGGCTTTCGGTCTCGACGGCGACGCCGAGGCCGTCGTCTACGCAGGAACCGGGCGCTAA
- a CDS encoding phosphatase PAP2 family protein, which yields MSERAGFTRRPLVLAGTAAIVLTVALGVLVALREQLALDEAWMDEVLAWRGPVGEAVSRVFDALGGGWFAILVVPIGVGVGFAFADRPWSALAFILASAAAAAICQLLKALFGRARPEEILLPLDNGSFPSGHTTNAAVIAVSLGLLLERAWVWVLGMAYLVAMALSRTYLGAHWFTDTVGGALLGAGVAVLVWCALLTRLRVEPVGARD from the coding sequence ATGAGCGAGCGCGCCGGGTTTACGCGGCGCCCGCTCGTGCTCGCCGGGACCGCCGCGATCGTGCTCACGGTGGCGCTCGGGGTGCTCGTGGCGCTGCGGGAGCAGCTCGCGCTCGACGAGGCGTGGATGGATGAGGTGCTCGCCTGGCGAGGACCCGTCGGCGAGGCGGTGAGCCGGGTGTTCGACGCGCTCGGCGGCGGCTGGTTCGCGATCCTCGTGGTGCCGATCGGCGTGGGCGTCGGGTTCGCCTTCGCCGACCGCCCATGGTCGGCGCTCGCCTTCATCCTCGCCTCCGCGGCGGCTGCCGCGATCTGCCAGCTGCTCAAGGCGCTGTTCGGTCGCGCCCGCCCGGAGGAGATCCTGCTTCCCCTCGACAACGGTTCGTTCCCGTCCGGCCACACCACGAACGCCGCCGTCATCGCCGTGAGCCTCGGTCTGCTGCTGGAGCGCGCCTGGGTGTGGGTGCTCGGGATGGCGTATCTCGTGGCGATGGCGCTCAGCCGCACCTACCTCGGGGCGCACTGGTTCACCGACACGGTCGGCGGTGCGCTGCTCGGCGCCGGCGTCGCCGTGCTCGTCTGGTGCGCCCTCCTCACGCGGCTGAGGGTGGAGCCGGTCGGGGCGCGGGACTAG
- a CDS encoding GNAT family N-acetyltransferase produces the protein MTDGSAIRPYQASDLAALRDICVRTGAAGGDATGRWSTDELLPDLFLEPYVTAAPEWAWVVDEGDGPVGYIVSAPRTRSFVAWWRTRWSPWFAERYPEPSEPYSAQEELVLRGHHPEVLLIPEVDEYPAHLHIDLLPEAQSRGFGRALVETLVTALAKAGVPGVHLTMDPANTAARAFYAAVGFEELPSSTATAPVLGRWISPR, from the coding sequence ATGACCGACGGATCGGCGATCCGCCCGTACCAGGCGAGCGACCTGGCGGCGTTGCGCGACATCTGCGTACGCACGGGCGCGGCGGGCGGCGATGCGACGGGCCGGTGGTCGACCGACGAGCTGCTGCCCGACCTGTTCCTCGAGCCCTACGTGACCGCGGCGCCCGAGTGGGCGTGGGTGGTGGACGAGGGCGACGGGCCGGTCGGGTACATCGTCTCGGCCCCGCGCACGAGGTCCTTCGTCGCCTGGTGGCGCACCCGGTGGTCGCCGTGGTTCGCCGAGAGGTACCCCGAACCGAGCGAGCCGTACTCGGCTCAGGAGGAGCTCGTGCTGCGCGGCCACCATCCGGAGGTGCTGCTCATTCCGGAGGTGGACGAGTACCCCGCGCATCTGCACATCGACCTGCTGCCGGAGGCGCAGTCCCGCGGCTTCGGTCGGGCGCTCGTCGAGACCCTGGTCACCGCGCTCGCGAAGGCCGGCGTTCCGGGGGTGCACCTCACGATGGATCCCGCGAACACCGCCGCCCGTGCCTTCTACGCGGCGGTCGGCTTCGAGGAGCTTCCGTCGAGCACTGCGACGGCGCCCGTGCTCGGGCGCTGGATCTCGCCGCGCTGA
- a CDS encoding saccharopine dehydrogenase family protein, which translates to MRILLVGAGGVGDAIAKIAARRDFFETIVVSDYDLSRAERTLHWIEAKHGPQGGRFVASRIDASDPDSVASVAREHGATHVMNAVEPKFVPTIFAGALAAGADYLDMAMSLSEPHPESPYSETGVKLGDDQFAQAGDWEAAGRLALVGMGVEPGLSDVFARYASDELFSEIDELGTRDGANLVVRDEAGNEIFAPSFSIWTTIEECLNPPVIWEKDRGWYTTPPFSEPETFVFPEGIGAVECVNVEHEEVLLMPRFLDAKRVTFKYGLGDEFIGVLKTLNLLGLDKTTPIRVRSANGPVEVAPRDVVAAALPDPATIGPRMTGKTCAGLWVTGTGTDGAHREVYLYHVSDNEWTMAEYESQCVVWQTALNPVIALELLSTGVWTGTGVLGPEAFPATPFLELMAKPVAEGGYGQSWGLDDRTPR; encoded by the coding sequence ATGAGAATCCTCCTCGTGGGGGCGGGCGGTGTCGGCGATGCCATCGCCAAGATCGCCGCTCGTCGCGACTTCTTCGAGACCATCGTCGTGAGCGATTACGACCTCTCCCGCGCGGAGCGCACCCTTCACTGGATCGAGGCGAAGCACGGCCCGCAGGGCGGCCGTTTCGTGGCGAGCCGGATCGACGCATCCGACCCTGACTCGGTGGCGTCCGTCGCACGCGAGCACGGGGCGACGCACGTCATGAACGCGGTCGAGCCGAAGTTCGTGCCGACCATCTTCGCGGGGGCGCTCGCGGCGGGTGCCGATTACCTAGACATGGCGATGAGCCTGTCGGAGCCGCATCCCGAGAGTCCCTACTCCGAGACGGGCGTGAAGCTCGGCGACGACCAGTTCGCGCAGGCCGGCGACTGGGAGGCCGCGGGGCGGCTGGCGCTCGTGGGGATGGGCGTGGAACCCGGGCTCTCGGACGTCTTCGCCCGGTACGCCTCGGATGAGCTGTTCAGCGAGATCGACGAGCTCGGGACGCGCGACGGCGCGAACCTCGTCGTGCGCGACGAGGCGGGCAACGAGATCTTCGCGCCCTCCTTCAGCATCTGGACCACGATCGAGGAATGCCTCAACCCTCCGGTCATCTGGGAGAAGGACCGCGGCTGGTACACGACCCCGCCGTTCTCCGAGCCCGAGACCTTCGTCTTCCCGGAGGGGATCGGCGCCGTCGAGTGCGTCAACGTCGAGCACGAGGAGGTGCTGCTCATGCCGCGCTTCCTCGACGCCAAGCGGGTCACCTTCAAGTACGGCCTCGGCGACGAGTTCATCGGCGTGCTCAAGACCCTCAACCTGCTGGGACTCGACAAGACCACGCCCATCCGAGTGCGCAGCGCGAACGGACCCGTCGAGGTGGCCCCGCGCGATGTCGTCGCGGCGGCCCTGCCCGATCCGGCCACCATCGGGCCCCGGATGACGGGCAAGACCTGTGCCGGCCTCTGGGTCACCGGCACCGGGACCGACGGCGCCCACCGCGAGGTGTACCTCTACCATGTGAGCGACAACGAGTGGACGATGGCCGAGTACGAGAGCCAGTGCGTCGTGTGGCAGACCGCGCTCAATCCGGTCATCGCGCTCGAGCTGCTGTCGACCGGGGTGTGGACGGGCACCGGCGTGCTCGGCCCCGAAGCGTTCCCGGCCACCCCCTTCCTCGAGCTGATGGCGAAGCCCGTTGCCGAGGGCGGCTACGGTCAGTCGTGGGGGCTCGACGACCGCACCCCGCGGTAG
- a CDS encoding TFIIB-type zinc ribbon-containing protein, whose translation MSDTTNTPPDPPAPPTDTSNAKGDGLTKCPRCGSAEIGPVPGSDLLRCSFCRYEWSAANFVTSVGFDSPIDKLNGTVTTTGGADIDAQASNLVTLKCQGCGSEVVVNTESALQARCHWCRQVLSLQTQIPNGAVPDAVLPFRLTHEQAVEQVHRFANKRRTFALTRFKKEFVPENVLGVYMPYLLVDGNAHGSVAGFGEIKTAQYLRGPENNRRTYYDADVYRVTRSFDFTVDDLTIESSSSRANQDTRMNTNNVINTILPFDTKNAVTWDASYMGDYTSEKRDLNIDQVTPVARDQMLSIARQKATETTDYNRGVRWETEQLELKGTRWVAVLLPVWLYSYYEKKPGGSVFLHYIAVNGRTGETMGSIPVSVPKLLLVALTIGTVLEGVALAIVANF comes from the coding sequence ATGAGCGACACCACCAACACACCCCCGGATCCCCCGGCACCACCGACCGACACCTCGAACGCGAAAGGCGACGGGCTCACCAAGTGCCCGCGGTGCGGCTCGGCCGAGATCGGACCGGTGCCCGGCAGCGACCTGCTGCGCTGCTCGTTCTGCCGCTACGAGTGGTCGGCCGCGAACTTCGTCACGAGCGTCGGGTTCGACTCGCCCATCGACAAGCTGAACGGCACCGTCACCACCACGGGCGGAGCCGACATCGACGCCCAGGCGTCGAACCTCGTGACCCTCAAGTGCCAAGGCTGCGGATCCGAGGTGGTGGTCAACACCGAGAGCGCGCTGCAGGCCCGGTGCCACTGGTGCCGGCAGGTGCTCTCGCTGCAGACGCAGATCCCGAACGGCGCGGTTCCGGATGCCGTGCTGCCGTTCCGCCTCACGCACGAGCAGGCCGTCGAGCAGGTGCACCGGTTCGCCAACAAGCGACGCACCTTCGCACTCACGAGGTTCAAGAAGGAGTTCGTCCCCGAGAACGTGCTCGGCGTCTACATGCCGTACCTGCTCGTCGACGGCAACGCCCACGGCAGCGTCGCCGGCTTCGGCGAGATCAAGACGGCCCAGTACCTGCGCGGTCCCGAGAACAATCGGCGCACCTACTACGACGCCGACGTCTACCGGGTGACCCGCAGCTTCGACTTCACCGTCGACGACCTCACCATCGAGTCGTCGTCGTCGCGGGCCAACCAGGACACCCGCATGAACACCAACAACGTGATCAACACGATCCTGCCGTTCGACACCAAGAACGCCGTCACCTGGGACGCCAGCTACATGGGCGACTACACCTCCGAGAAACGCGACCTCAACATCGACCAGGTCACCCCCGTCGCTCGTGACCAGATGCTGAGCATCGCGCGCCAGAAAGCCACCGAGACGACCGACTACAACCGCGGCGTCCGCTGGGAGACCGAGCAGCTCGAGCTCAAAGGCACCCGCTGGGTGGCGGTGCTGCTGCCGGTGTGGCTCTACTCGTACTACGAGAAGAAGCCGGGCGGCAGCGTTTTTCTGCACTACATCGCCGTCAACGGACGCACCGGCGAGACGATGGGCAGCATCCCGGTGAGCGTGCCCAAGCTGCTGCTCGTGGCGCTCACCATCGGAACCGTGCTCGAGGGCGTCGCCCTCGCGATCGTGGCGAACTTCTAG
- a CDS encoding endonuclease domain-containing protein, which yields MSELRRLGVFVVQHDQLHVHVVRTAARVRAPKGPHRMHRRALLRVPHPDALSVEPLDAVFDGVLCQAPRAAIATIDSALHLGVLHPDDLEELFAALPRRFRRLRRLIDGRAESGPETLLRLILRSLGCMFEVQVLIRGVGRVDFLVDGWLIVECDSEQFHAGWDAQKADRRRDQAAAAQGFATYRPIAEDIMWHPEAVRAALVGLLALRPQARRVADAG from the coding sequence GTGTCCGAACTGCGCCGGCTCGGCGTCTTCGTGGTGCAGCACGACCAGCTGCATGTCCACGTCGTGCGGACTGCTGCCCGCGTCCGCGCACCGAAGGGCCCCCACCGGATGCACCGGCGAGCGCTCCTGCGGGTCCCGCACCCCGACGCGCTGAGCGTCGAGCCGCTCGACGCCGTCTTCGACGGCGTGCTGTGCCAGGCGCCGAGGGCGGCGATCGCCACGATCGACTCCGCCCTGCACCTCGGGGTGCTGCATCCCGACGACCTCGAGGAGCTGTTCGCGGCACTTCCGCGTCGCTTCCGCAGGCTGCGACGGCTGATCGACGGTCGGGCTGAGTCCGGGCCCGAGACACTGCTGCGCCTGATCCTGCGCTCGCTCGGGTGCATGTTCGAGGTGCAGGTGCTCATCCGCGGCGTTGGGCGGGTCGACTTTCTCGTGGACGGATGGCTCATCGTCGAGTGCGACAGCGAGCAGTTCCATGCGGGCTGGGACGCGCAGAAGGCGGATCGGCGCCGAGATCAGGCCGCCGCAGCGCAGGGGTTCGCTACCTATCGGCCGATCGCGGAGGACATCATGTGGCATCCCGAGGCGGTCCGCGCCGCCCTCGTCGGGCTGCTCGCCTTGCGGCCCCAGGCGCGTCGCGTCGCAGATGCAGGCTGA
- a CDS encoding ABC transporter ATP-binding protein: MAAPIPALELTGLSKSFGTAVAVDQLSLTVPTGSFYGLVGPNGAGKTTTLSMATGLLRPDAGSARVHGVDVWTDPVAAKRMIGNLADGVRLFDRLTGEQLIRYTGMLFGLPRDELATRTADLLRLMDLEAAAGAPVADYSAGMTKKVALACALVHAPRLLVLDEPFESVDPVSAANIEDVLRGYTGSGGTVIVSSHSMDLVQRMCDHVAIISAGRVLIAGTVDEVRGEATLQERFLELVGGRIHSEGPQWLRQS, encoded by the coding sequence ATGGCAGCACCCATCCCTGCGCTCGAACTCACGGGTCTGTCGAAGAGCTTCGGCACGGCCGTCGCCGTCGACCAGCTGAGCCTCACCGTGCCCACCGGATCGTTCTACGGGCTCGTCGGGCCGAACGGTGCGGGCAAGACCACCACGCTCTCGATGGCGACCGGGCTTCTGCGACCCGACGCCGGCTCGGCGCGGGTGCACGGCGTGGACGTGTGGACGGATCCGGTGGCCGCGAAACGCATGATCGGCAACCTCGCCGACGGGGTGCGGCTGTTCGACCGGCTCACCGGCGAGCAGCTCATCCGCTACACCGGCATGCTGTTCGGTCTGCCGCGCGACGAGCTCGCCACGCGCACCGCCGACCTGCTGCGGCTCATGGATCTGGAGGCCGCGGCGGGCGCCCCGGTCGCGGACTACTCGGCCGGCATGACCAAGAAGGTGGCGCTCGCCTGCGCCCTCGTGCACGCGCCGCGGCTGCTCGTGCTCGACGAGCCCTTCGAGTCGGTCGATCCGGTCTCGGCGGCGAACATCGAAGACGTGCTGCGCGGCTACACCGGCAGCGGCGGCACGGTCATCGTGTCGAGCCACTCGATGGACCTCGTGCAGCGCATGTGCGACCACGTGGCCATCATCTCGGCGGGGCGGGTGCTCATCGCCGGCACGGTCGACGAGGTGCGCGGTGAGGCGACGCTGCAGGAGCGCTTCCTCGAGCTCGTCGGCGGCCGTATCCATTCGGAGGGACCGCAGTGGTTGCGACAGTCCTGA
- a CDS encoding DNA polymerase III subunit gamma and tau: protein MVTALYRRYRPETFAELIGQSQVTDPLRTALRTDRVGHAYLFSGPRGCGKTTSARILARCLNCAEGPTDTPCGACASCIELARDGGGSLDVVEIDAASHNGVDDARDLRERAAFAPARDRYKIFILDEAHMVTTQGFNALLKLVEEPPEHVKFIFATTEPEKVIGTIRSRTHHYPFRLVPPAQMLDYVQQLCTAEGIEVEGGVLPLVVRAGGGSVRDTLSLLDQLIAGSEGNTVLYERAVALLGYTHGALLDEIVDALAAADAPGVFTGVDRVVQTGQDPRRFVEDLLERLRDLIVVAATRDGASAVLRGVPADEIERMAHQASAYGAVELSRAADVVNAALTEMTGATSPRLHLELMAARLLVPSSDDSERGALARVERLERRIGIEGEAPAPASAAPAPRPVEAVEQRREAPRLETPAPPPAAVPAAVPSAPAAASAAPGTVTLQQIRDAWPEVLEVVQGIKRGSWMVVYTSTARAFEGDVLTLGFASENDVQSFRQAQGAGESVSEHLRRAILQVLGVRVKFIARVEGAAAAAPAQAVEERREAPRLDTTAERKSGEAPAVPKPATTGWNVTPIPDAASAPADDEAPPADDEVLPPDDADAPPSDEEPPAPAAPTPAAASAPARSASGGAPASGRARYGEAVVREVLKASFIEEVQLNPRDRPVRLVDESGAATSGSEA, encoded by the coding sequence GTGGTCACCGCCCTCTACCGTCGCTACCGGCCGGAGACGTTCGCCGAACTGATCGGGCAGAGCCAGGTGACCGATCCGCTCCGCACCGCCCTCCGCACCGACCGGGTCGGCCACGCCTACCTCTTCTCCGGTCCGCGCGGCTGCGGCAAGACGACGAGCGCGCGCATCCTGGCCCGCTGCCTCAACTGCGCCGAAGGCCCCACCGACACCCCGTGCGGCGCGTGCGCGAGCTGCATCGAGCTCGCCCGCGACGGCGGCGGCTCGCTGGACGTCGTGGAGATCGACGCCGCGAGCCACAACGGCGTCGACGACGCCCGCGACCTGCGTGAGCGCGCCGCCTTCGCCCCGGCACGGGACCGCTACAAGATCTTCATCCTCGACGAGGCGCACATGGTGACGACGCAGGGCTTCAACGCCCTGCTCAAGCTCGTCGAGGAGCCGCCGGAGCACGTGAAGTTCATCTTCGCGACCACCGAGCCCGAGAAGGTCATCGGCACCATCCGCAGCCGCACCCACCACTACCCGTTCCGGCTCGTGCCGCCCGCCCAGATGCTCGACTACGTGCAGCAGCTGTGCACCGCAGAGGGCATCGAGGTGGAGGGCGGCGTGCTGCCGCTCGTGGTCCGGGCCGGCGGGGGGTCGGTGCGCGACACCCTGTCGCTGCTCGACCAGCTGATCGCCGGGTCGGAGGGCAACACCGTGCTCTACGAGCGGGCGGTCGCCCTGCTCGGCTACACCCACGGCGCCCTGCTCGACGAGATCGTCGACGCGCTCGCGGCTGCGGATGCGCCGGGCGTGTTCACGGGCGTCGACCGCGTGGTGCAGACGGGTCAGGATCCGCGGCGTTTCGTCGAGGACCTGCTCGAGCGGCTGCGCGACCTGATCGTCGTCGCGGCGACGCGCGATGGCGCCTCTGCCGTGCTGCGCGGTGTGCCCGCCGATGAGATCGAGCGGATGGCGCATCAGGCGTCCGCCTACGGCGCCGTCGAGCTGTCGCGCGCGGCCGACGTGGTGAACGCGGCCCTCACCGAGATGACGGGCGCGACCTCGCCGCGGCTGCACCTGGAGCTCATGGCGGCACGGCTGCTCGTGCCGTCGTCCGATGACAGCGAGCGCGGTGCGCTCGCCCGGGTGGAGCGCCTCGAGCGCCGCATCGGCATCGAGGGTGAGGCTCCCGCCCCGGCGTCCGCCGCTCCCGCACCGCGCCCGGTCGAGGCGGTGGAGCAGCGCCGCGAAGCGCCGCGTCTCGAGACCCCCGCTCCGCCGCCTGCGGCCGTGCCCGCCGCCGTCCCCAGCGCTCCCGCTGCCGCCTCCGCCGCGCCCGGTACCGTCACCCTCCAGCAGATCCGCGACGCCTGGCCCGAGGTGCTCGAGGTCGTGCAGGGCATCAAGCGCGGCTCGTGGATGGTCGTCTACACCTCCACCGCGCGCGCCTTCGAGGGGGATGTGCTCACCCTGGGCTTCGCGAGCGAGAACGACGTGCAGAGCTTCCGCCAGGCGCAGGGCGCGGGCGAGAGCGTGAGCGAGCACCTGCGCCGCGCGATCCTGCAGGTGCTGGGGGTGCGGGTGAAGTTCATCGCCCGCGTCGAGGGCGCGGCCGCCGCTGCGCCGGCGCAGGCGGTCGAGGAGCGCCGCGAAGCGCCGCGTCTCGACACGACCGCCGAGAGGAAGTCCGGCGAGGCGCCCGCCGTCCCGAAGCCCGCGACCACCGGCTGGAACGTCACCCCGATCCCGGATGCGGCATCCGCCCCCGCCGACGATGAGGCGCCCCCTGCCGACGACGAGGTGCTGCCGCCCGACGACGCCGATGCGCCCCCGAGCGACGAGGAGCCGCCCGCGCCCGCCGCGCCGACCCCTGCCGCAGCGTCCGCCCCCGCCCGGTCCGCCTCCGGCGGCGCCCCGGCATCCGGGAGGGCCCGCTACGGCGAGGCCGTGGTGCGCGAGGTGCTCAAGGCGAGCTTCATCGAAGAGGTGCAGTTGAACCCGCGGGATCGCCCGGTGCGGCTCGTCGACGAGTCCGGCGCCGCCACCTCCGGAAGCGAGGCGTAG
- a CDS encoding SPFH domain-containing protein encodes MGFIKAFAGAIGGTFADQWIDFYTVPNVQPTAALFPVVKQGENAGRGSNTKGSENIITNGSKIVVPEGYGLLTLQDGEITGFVAEPGGYIWQSDDVNSQSIFAGNGFLSPLITQSWERFKRGGIPGSQQLAIYVTLKELPNNRFGTQSEIYWNDAWLGTQVGALTRGTYTLRIVDPILFVKNFVPATYITGGQVFDFTDLDNDAATQLFNEVVSALAPAFSKYTNDPAKSRITQIQADSLGFAQSLAAAVEEGYSWKANRGLEIVSTAIVSIEYDADTTELLTNVKRAEALSGARGNSNLQASVAQGIQSAGETGGGAGLLGVGVGAGALGGLAGLQQPVAPAAAPAAAPAAPAAAPAAAEDPVARLTQAKQMLDAGLITQADYDALKSKLLGS; translated from the coding sequence GTGGGCTTCATCAAGGCATTCGCCGGCGCGATCGGCGGAACCTTCGCCGATCAGTGGATCGACTTCTACACCGTCCCCAACGTGCAGCCCACCGCAGCACTGTTCCCCGTGGTCAAGCAGGGCGAGAACGCCGGTCGCGGCTCGAACACGAAGGGCTCCGAGAACATCATCACGAACGGGTCCAAGATCGTCGTGCCGGAAGGCTACGGCCTGCTGACGCTGCAGGATGGCGAGATCACCGGCTTCGTGGCCGAGCCGGGCGGCTACATCTGGCAGTCGGACGACGTGAACAGCCAGTCGATCTTCGCCGGGAACGGCTTCCTCAGCCCGCTCATCACGCAGAGCTGGGAGCGCTTCAAGCGCGGCGGCATCCCCGGGTCGCAGCAGCTCGCGATCTACGTGACCCTCAAGGAGCTGCCCAACAACCGCTTCGGCACGCAGAGCGAGATCTACTGGAACGACGCCTGGCTCGGCACCCAGGTGGGCGCCCTCACGCGCGGCACCTACACGCTGCGCATCGTCGACCCGATCCTGTTCGTGAAGAACTTCGTGCCCGCCACCTACATCACCGGCGGTCAGGTATTCGACTTCACCGACCTCGACAACGACGCGGCCACCCAGCTGTTCAACGAGGTCGTCTCGGCGCTCGCGCCCGCGTTCTCGAAGTACACGAACGACCCGGCGAAGAGCCGCATCACGCAGATCCAGGCCGACTCGCTCGGCTTCGCGCAGAGCCTCGCGGCCGCCGTCGAGGAGGGCTACTCCTGGAAGGCCAACCGCGGACTCGAGATCGTCTCCACCGCGATCGTCTCGATCGAGTACGACGCCGACACGACCGAGCTGCTGACGAACGTCAAGCGCGCCGAAGCCCTCTCGGGTGCGCGCGGCAACTCGAACCTGCAGGCCTCGGTCGCCCAGGGCATCCAGTCCGCCGGCGAGACCGGCGGAGGCGCGGGCCTGCTCGGCGTGGGCGTCGGCGCGGGCGCGCTCGGCGGGCTCGCCGGACTGCAGCAGCCCGTCGCCCCGGCCGCGGCCCCCGCCGCGGCACCCGCCGCACCCGCGGCGGCTCCTGCTGCCGCCGAGGATCCGGTGGCGCGACTCACCCAGGCCAAGCAGATGCTCGACGCCGGGCTCATCACCCAGGCCGACTACGACGCCCTCAAGAGCAAGCTGCTGGGCTCGTAG